Proteins encoded within one genomic window of Acidobacteriota bacterium:
- a CDS encoding SPOR domain-containing protein codes for MNRAGFRSVPWRQVLWIGAGSVALAFVVAAASWLFTPRPSSDRVQETKPIQESLVERRPFVQESAAADPKDRDALPESPATPEDPFPAPTRSVPEASPSAPIPAPVPTPPPSPTETRPVEKPARAAGVSIQLGAFGTPANARELAGRLKAMGYGAQVASQGGRHKVLIPGFQDRKAAEKALQDLKRAGFSGAFVVTSE; via the coding sequence ATGAATCGGGCCGGATTCCGTTCGGTTCCCTGGAGGCAGGTCTTGTGGATCGGCGCCGGCTCGGTGGCCCTGGCCTTTGTCGTGGCGGCGGCTTCCTGGCTGTTCACCCCACGCCCCTCCTCGGACCGGGTCCAAGAGACCAAGCCGATCCAAGAATCTCTCGTGGAGCGCCGTCCTTTCGTTCAGGAGTCCGCCGCGGCGGACCCGAAGGATCGTGACGCGCTTCCGGAGAGCCCCGCCACCCCGGAGGATCCGTTCCCCGCACCCACGCGCTCCGTTCCAGAAGCCTCGCCATCCGCGCCCATCCCCGCTCCCGTCCCCACGCCGCCCCCCTCCCCGACCGAGACGCGTCCCGTCGAGAAGCCCGCCAGGGCGGCCGGAGTTTCGATCCAGCTCGGAGCCTTCGGGACGCCCGCCAACGCGCGGGAACTCGCGGGGCGCCTGAAGGCGATGGGATACGGCGCCCAGGTGGCCTCCCAGGGCGGGCGTCACAAGGTGCTCATCCCCGGATTCCAGGACAGGAAGGCCGCCGAGAAAGCGCTCCAGGACCTGAAGCGCGCCGGGTTTTCGGGCGCGTTCGTCGTCACGTCGGAGTGA